One genomic region from Erythrobacter mangrovi encodes:
- a CDS encoding M61 family metallopeptidase encodes MIIRTAPFALAATLLLTPAAEARPEGNSAPIAPQLQDATPLPQDTPWPGGTIRLAIDASDTQRRVYRVTETIPVTADTRELVLLFPEWLPGNHAPRGPIAQLSNIRFTAGGKPLSWKRDALDVYRFIVSVPAGTREVVASFVHTSPITGSEGRITMTQEMLNLQWEKMSLYPAGHYTRRIAVTPSVTVPQGWEVFTALDGKARKGDTLSWATVDYETLVDSPIFAGKYAKQWEVGENVRLDAVADAPKYLAIAPENLARFERLVDEADALFGTRHFDHYDILLAMTDRMGGIGLEHHRSAENQYEPNALIKWDEMDWDHNVVSHELVHSWNGKFRRPEGLWTPDYSTPMQDDLLWVYEGQTQFWGWILAARSGLQKKETILGTLALAAANYSEGQPGRAWRSVQDTTYDPIVNARRPHPYPSLQRSEDYYTEGALTWLEADQTIRQGTGGAKGLDDFAKAFFGKTGGDWGQLTYDFDEVVTTLNAVYPYDWANFLDTRLRQPGQPAPVRGIEMAGYQLVWKEEPNPYHKGRMGGANYLDLFYSLGMNLDKEGKVVSTLWDGPAFNAGIVNGTQVVAVGRIAYSQDAIRDAIIAAKAEQRPIELLVKRGERYDTIAIDYHGGLRYPWLEAKGSEVQGLDRLLAPISG; translated from the coding sequence ATGATTATTCGCACCGCGCCGTTCGCACTCGCCGCCACCCTCCTTCTCACCCCCGCTGCCGAAGCCCGTCCCGAAGGCAATTCCGCGCCGATCGCACCACAGCTGCAAGATGCGACCCCGCTGCCGCAAGACACGCCCTGGCCGGGCGGGACGATCCGGCTCGCCATCGATGCCAGCGACACACAGCGCAGAGTCTATCGCGTGACGGAGACCATTCCGGTGACCGCCGATACGCGCGAGCTGGTGTTACTGTTTCCGGAATGGCTGCCCGGCAATCACGCACCGCGCGGGCCGATCGCGCAGCTCTCGAACATCCGCTTTACCGCCGGCGGCAAGCCGCTGAGCTGGAAGCGCGATGCACTCGACGTGTACCGCTTCATCGTGAGCGTCCCTGCCGGAACCCGCGAAGTAGTCGCCAGTTTCGTCCACACCTCGCCGATTACCGGCAGCGAGGGACGCATCACCATGACGCAGGAGATGCTCAACCTGCAGTGGGAGAAGATGAGCCTCTACCCCGCGGGCCATTACACCCGCCGCATCGCGGTGACGCCAAGCGTGACGGTGCCGCAGGGTTGGGAAGTCTTCACCGCACTCGACGGCAAGGCGCGCAAGGGCGACACGCTGAGCTGGGCGACGGTCGATTACGAAACGCTGGTCGATTCGCCGATCTTCGCGGGGAAGTATGCCAAGCAATGGGAGGTGGGCGAGAACGTCCGCCTCGATGCCGTGGCCGATGCGCCCAAATATCTCGCTATCGCGCCGGAGAACCTCGCGCGCTTCGAGAGGCTCGTCGACGAGGCCGACGCGCTGTTCGGTACGCGGCACTTCGATCACTACGACATCCTGCTCGCGATGACCGACCGGATGGGTGGAATCGGGCTCGAACACCATCGTTCGGCGGAGAACCAGTACGAGCCCAATGCGCTGATCAAGTGGGACGAGATGGACTGGGACCACAACGTCGTCAGCCACGAGCTGGTGCATAGCTGGAATGGCAAGTTCCGCCGCCCCGAAGGGCTGTGGACCCCCGACTATAGCACCCCGATGCAGGACGACCTGCTGTGGGTCTATGAGGGGCAGACGCAGTTCTGGGGCTGGATTCTCGCGGCCCGATCGGGCTTGCAGAAGAAGGAAACGATCCTCGGCACGCTTGCACTGGCCGCGGCGAACTATTCCGAAGGCCAGCCGGGCCGGGCCTGGCGCAGCGTTCAGGACACCACCTATGATCCGATCGTCAACGCCCGTCGCCCGCACCCCTACCCTTCGCTCCAGCGCAGCGAGGATTACTATACCGAGGGGGCGCTGACCTGGCTCGAGGCTGATCAGACCATCCGCCAAGGGACTGGCGGCGCCAAGGGGCTCGACGATTTCGCCAAGGCCTTCTTCGGCAAGACTGGCGGTGACTGGGGCCAGCTGACCTATGACTTCGACGAAGTCGTGACGACGCTGAATGCGGTCTACCCCTACGATTGGGCAAATTTCCTCGATACCCGCCTGCGCCAGCCGGGACAGCCGGCGCCAGTGCGCGGCATCGAAATGGCTGGATACCAACTAGTGTGGAAGGAGGAGCCCAATCCCTATCACAAGGGTCGGATGGGCGGCGCCAACTACCTCGACCTGTTCTATTCGCTGGGCATGAACCTCGACAAGGAGGGCAAGGTCGTCAGTACCTTGTGGGACGGCCCCGCCTTCAATGCCGGCATCGTCAACGGCACGCAGGTGGTGGCGGTCGGCAGGATTGCCTATTCGCAGGATGCGATCCGCGATGCGATCATCGCCGCAAAGGCAGAACAGCGCCCGATCGAGCTGCTGGTCAAGCGCGGCGAGCGCTACGATACGATCGCGATCGATTACCACGGGGGCCTGCGGTACCCCTGGCTCGAGGCGAAGGGTAGCGAAGTCCAGGGGCTCGACCGATTGCTGGCGCCAATTTCAGGTTAG
- the hisS gene encoding histidine--tRNA ligase — MSKTPQAIRGTQDIFGADAEAFAFVVETFERVRRLYRFRRVEMPVFEKTEVFSRAIGETTDVVSKEMYSFDDRGGESLTLRPEFTAGIARAYLTNGWQQHVPLKLATHGPLFRYERPQKGRYRQFYQIDAEIIGVAEPQADVELLAMADQIIRELGIEGVTLHLNTLGDGDSRDAWRSALVEHFRAVKDELSEDSQERLEKNPLRILDSKDPRDKRFVADAPKIDTYLSDEARAFFNAVTSGLDAAGVKWVRAESLVRGLDYYRHTAFEFIPDEGSEAAGKLGSQSTILGGGRYDGLMESLGGAPTPAVGWAAGIERLAMLVGDKGEPKADVVVVVEDDELIANAIAAIGRIRAAGHSAELVATGSPRKRFDKAVKAGAEKIVAFALRDGVEHVRIKADDGARSHIEGLLG, encoded by the coding sequence ATGAGCAAGACTCCCCAAGCCATTCGCGGCACGCAGGACATTTTCGGTGCCGATGCCGAAGCCTTCGCTTTCGTGGTCGAGACCTTCGAACGCGTGCGCAGGCTCTATCGCTTCCGCCGGGTCGAGATGCCGGTGTTCGAAAAGACCGAGGTATTCAGCCGTGCCATCGGCGAAACCACCGATGTCGTATCGAAGGAGATGTACTCTTTCGACGACCGTGGTGGAGAGAGCCTGACGCTGCGTCCCGAATTCACCGCGGGGATCGCGCGCGCCTATCTCACCAATGGCTGGCAGCAGCATGTACCGTTGAAGCTCGCGACCCATGGCCCGCTCTTCCGCTACGAACGGCCGCAGAAGGGTCGCTATCGCCAGTTCTACCAGATCGACGCCGAGATCATCGGCGTGGCCGAACCGCAGGCCGATGTCGAATTGCTGGCGATGGCCGACCAGATCATTCGCGAACTCGGCATCGAAGGCGTGACATTGCACCTCAACACGCTCGGCGATGGCGACAGCCGCGATGCCTGGCGCTCGGCGCTGGTCGAGCATTTCCGGGCGGTGAAGGATGAGTTGAGCGAAGATTCGCAGGAGCGGCTTGAGAAAAATCCGCTGCGCATCCTCGACAGCAAGGATCCGCGCGACAAGCGCTTCGTTGCCGATGCGCCGAAGATCGACACCTATCTGTCGGACGAGGCGCGCGCCTTCTTCAATGCGGTGACCAGCGGCCTCGACGCCGCGGGGGTGAAATGGGTTCGCGCGGAAAGCCTCGTGCGCGGGCTCGACTACTATCGTCACACCGCCTTCGAATTCATTCCCGATGAGGGCAGCGAGGCGGCCGGCAAACTCGGCAGCCAGAGCACCATCCTCGGCGGCGGTCGCTACGACGGGTTGATGGAAAGCCTCGGTGGCGCCCCCACACCGGCGGTAGGCTGGGCGGCCGGGATCGAACGGCTGGCGATGCTGGTTGGAGACAAGGGCGAACCGAAAGCGGATGTCGTCGTCGTGGTCGAGGATGACGAGCTCATCGCCAACGCGATTGCCGCCATCGGACGGATCCGGGCGGCGGGTCACTCCGCGGAGCTCGTGGCGACGGGCAGCCCGCGCAAGCGCTTCGACAAGGCCGTTAAGGCCGGTGCCGAAAAGATCGTTGCCTTCGCGCTTCGCGATGGGGTCGAACATGTTCGGATCAAGGCGGATGATGGTGCACGCAGCCACATCGAAGGCCTGCTCGGCTAA